The following are encoded in a window of Kitasatospora sp. NBC_01250 genomic DNA:
- a CDS encoding ferredoxin gives MSVTSGTGAAEQLEVWIDQDLCTGDGICVQYAPEVFELDIDGLAYVKGEDDELRQQPGQSVPVPLTLLQDVVDSVRDCPGDCIHVRRAADRVEVYGPDAE, from the coding sequence ATGTCAGTGACCAGTGGGACCGGCGCTGCCGAGCAGCTCGAGGTGTGGATCGATCAGGACCTCTGCACCGGTGACGGGATCTGCGTCCAGTACGCACCGGAGGTCTTCGAGCTGGACATCGACGGGCTGGCCTATGTGAAGGGCGAGGACGACGAGTTGCGCCAGCAGCCGGGTCAGAGCGTCCCGGTGCCGCTGACGCTGCTTCAGGACGTGGTCGACTCGGTGCGCGACTGCCCGGGCGACTGCATCCACGTCCGCCGGGCCGCGGACCGCGTCGAGGTCTACGGCCCGGACGCGGAGTGA